CGCAGCCATCCGCTCCTTCAAAATCGCCGCAATCCGCCGCTGCTCGGGAAGTGGCGGGAGGGGGAAAACTAACTCTTTGTAGTCAGACCACTTGATGTTCGGATACGTCGAAGTGTACTGGCTCAGCGTGAATTGGAGAAACCTCTTTTGGGAATAAGCTATATTACCGAGTCCCAGATTGGCTCGGTCATCAGACAGAGGCAACCAACTGTGGGACTGGCATTGGAAATCCGGCCCTGCTTGCAATGCGCCTCTGCCTTCTTTTGTCCCTGGCCTCCTGG
The nucleotide sequence above comes from bacterium. Encoded proteins:
- a CDS encoding restriction endonuclease subunit S, with product RRPGTKEGRGALQAGPDFQCQSHSWLPLSDDRANLGLGNIAYSQKRFLQFTLSQYTSTYPNIKWSDYKELVFPLPPLPEQRRIAAILKERMAAVDRLRKALEEQLEAINKLPAAILRKAFSGEL